A window from Fragaria vesca subsp. vesca linkage group LG5, FraVesHawaii_1.0, whole genome shotgun sequence encodes these proteins:
- the LOC101294463 gene encoding protein-L-isoaspartate O-methyltransferase-like isoform 1 — MYNLLSPSSPWRAKAIGRLAYGCFYTTPSTPNHLLTFTPTRFFSHLLHRRRRTVSLLRPTTLSSCPSFLTGNSHFCGMAWLLSGRGIRDSKAMVEGLQSYGVISSEKVAEVMGTIDRALFVPDGTPAYDDSPMSIGYNATISAPHMHAMCLQLLEKNLQPDMHALDVGSGTGYLTACFALMVGPKGRAVGVEHIPELVSSSIENIQKSAVAPLLKEGSLSVHVGDGRLGWPEFAPYDAIHVGAAAPEIPQPLIDQLKPGGRMVIPVGNIYQDLKVVDKNMDGSVSIRTETAVRYVPLTNRDAQLRGY, encoded by the exons ATGTATAATCTATTATCGCCATCATCACCATGGAGAGCTAAAGCCATAGGCCGCTTAGCATATGGTTGCTTCTACACTACGCCCTCTACACCAAACCACCTCTTAACCTTCACCCCTACTCGCTTTTTCTCTCACCTTCTTCACCGCCGCCGCCGCACAGTCTCACTCCTCCGACCAACCACTCTCTCCTCTTGTCCTAGTTTCCTCACGGGTAACTCCCACTTCTGCGGAATGGCG TGGCTCTTGTCCGGGCGTGGAATTCGTGATAGCAAGGCAATGGTGGAGGGTTTGCAAAGTTATGGAGTGATTAGTTCCGAGAAGGTTGCTGAAGTGATGGGGACTATCGATAGGGCTTTGTTTGTGCCTGATGGGACCCCAGCTTATGATGACTCCCCCATGTCAATTGGTTATAATGCCACCATTTCTGCACCTCATATGCATGCAATGTGCCTGCAGTTGTTGGAAAAGAATTTGCAGCCTGATATGCATGCTTTGGATGTTGGATCAG GGACGGGTTATTTGACAGCATGTTTTGCATTGATGGTTGGACCAAAAGGTCGAGCAGTGGGTGTAGAACATATTCCGGAGTTGGTCTCTTCCTCAATTGAAAATATTCAAAAAAGTGCAGTAGCACCATTACTAAAAGAAGGTTCCCTCTCAGTGCATGTTGGTG ATGGAAGGCTAGGTTGGCCGGAATTTGCACCTTATGATGCTATTCATGTCGGGGCAGCCGCTCCAGAAATACCACAACCACTTATTGACCAATTGAAGCCTGGAGGCAGAATGGTGATTCCTGTGGGAAACATATACCAGGATTTAAAGGTTGTGGACAAGAACATGGATGGTTCTGTAAGTATCCGGACTGAAACTGCAGTTCGTTATGTTCCACTCACAAATCGAGATGCTCAGTTGCGAGGCTATTGA
- the LOC101294463 gene encoding protein-L-isoaspartate O-methyltransferase-like isoform 2, giving the protein MVEGLQSYGVISSEKVAEVMGTIDRALFVPDGTPAYDDSPMSIGYNATISAPHMHAMCLQLLEKNLQPDMHALDVGSGTGYLTACFALMVGPKGRAVGVEHIPELVSSSIENIQKSAVAPLLKEGSLSVHVGDGRLGWPEFAPYDAIHVGAAAPEIPQPLIDQLKPGGRMVIPVGNIYQDLKVVDKNMDGSVSIRTETAVRYVPLTNRDAQLRGY; this is encoded by the exons ATGGTGGAGGGTTTGCAAAGTTATGGAGTGATTAGTTCCGAGAAGGTTGCTGAAGTGATGGGGACTATCGATAGGGCTTTGTTTGTGCCTGATGGGACCCCAGCTTATGATGACTCCCCCATGTCAATTGGTTATAATGCCACCATTTCTGCACCTCATATGCATGCAATGTGCCTGCAGTTGTTGGAAAAGAATTTGCAGCCTGATATGCATGCTTTGGATGTTGGATCAG GGACGGGTTATTTGACAGCATGTTTTGCATTGATGGTTGGACCAAAAGGTCGAGCAGTGGGTGTAGAACATATTCCGGAGTTGGTCTCTTCCTCAATTGAAAATATTCAAAAAAGTGCAGTAGCACCATTACTAAAAGAAGGTTCCCTCTCAGTGCATGTTGGTG ATGGAAGGCTAGGTTGGCCGGAATTTGCACCTTATGATGCTATTCATGTCGGGGCAGCCGCTCCAGAAATACCACAACCACTTATTGACCAATTGAAGCCTGGAGGCAGAATGGTGATTCCTGTGGGAAACATATACCAGGATTTAAAGGTTGTGGACAAGAACATGGATGGTTCTGTAAGTATCCGGACTGAAACTGCAGTTCGTTATGTTCCACTCACAAATCGAGATGCTCAGTTGCGAGGCTATTGA